From one Lolium rigidum isolate FL_2022 chromosome 4, APGP_CSIRO_Lrig_0.1, whole genome shotgun sequence genomic stretch:
- the LOC124707044 gene encoding uncharacterized protein LOC124707044: MARAMAAVAGNNGEVRVEKVDKIGYVYNAVTRPSVYANRGPATVTKKLAAANVAISRKNSGTTLVRGVASPEDIDEYIARKKREFVLGL; this comes from the coding sequence ATGGCTCGCGCCATGGCCGCCGTAGCTGGCAACAACGGCGAGGTGAGGGTGGAGAAGGTGGACAAGATCGGGTACGTCTACAACGCCGTCACCAGACCTTCGGTTTACGCCAACAGGGGGCCGGCGACGGTGACGAAGAAGCTGGCGGCCGCCAACGTCGCCATCTCCAGGAAGAACAGCGGGACGACCCTGGTCCGCGGCGTCGCCTCGCCGGAGGACATCGACGAGTACATCGCTAGGAAAAAGAGGGAGTTTGTCCTAGGACTGTAG